In one window of Nocardiopsis aegyptia DNA:
- a CDS encoding MMPL family transporter produces MAELLYRLGRASARRARTVIAIWLALLVSAGTAYALFSGELEDSFSIPGTPTDEVNQSLKAEFPEMSGGRGTIVYQSEDGSALTEEQRTEISERVDTAAEVSGVEDVIDPFATEEERAEQADLLEEGREESEAGRVELEEGQEQLDEARAQAEAAGPLDEQTEAAFDAQQAELDAGVAELEAGAEELDRGEAMMDMASEIRTVSEDGSTALVNVAFTESQEEVSQETKDAVIEVFEDDPVAGATVDFGDDIAMELPSLVSPAEAVGVVVAGVVLVIMLGTLIGAGLPLVTALVGVAVATLAAMSLSSVIEIANVTPILGLMLGLAVGIDYALFIVNRHRRQLKQGLGVHESIGLANGTAGNAVVFAGTTVLVALLGLNLTGIGFLGLMGTVGAIAITVAVSVAVTLVPALLSLVDGRILSSRERIARLAAGTERSESGRSESGRSENGQADAGDRPMSNAGALGRAALAVVALGVIAVPALDLRVGMPDGSSQPAESTQYQAYTAIAEKFGDGQNGPLLVAATLPGGPSDEAAEANAEQYRYEIAEAIYAEDDVAAVAPIGVSDDHTLAVFQVVPVDGPASESTEALVHTLREMEPIHGTGTLGVAGMTSANIDISETLSEALPTYLAVVVGMSLVILLLVFRSVFVPVVATLGFILSYFAALGGVVAVYQWGWLGGLIGLQNPGPILNFLPTLLVGILFGLAMDYMLFIGTGMREAYTHGSPSRLAVVQGFRAGRAVVTAAAIIMISVFGGFIFSETMMISSMGFALAFGVLIDAFVVRMLLIPAVMHLAGDAAWWLPRWLDRIMPDIDVEGASLERSHAAQPTGDGEGAGAGDTAASGEADAGPAGADQPEVGSGRR; encoded by the coding sequence ATGGCTGAACTTCTCTACCGGCTCGGGCGTGCGTCGGCCAGACGCGCCCGCACCGTCATCGCGATCTGGCTGGCACTGCTGGTGTCGGCGGGGACCGCCTACGCCCTCTTCTCCGGTGAGCTGGAGGACAGCTTCTCCATCCCGGGCACTCCCACCGACGAGGTGAACCAGAGCCTCAAGGCCGAGTTCCCCGAGATGAGCGGCGGCAGGGGCACCATCGTCTACCAGAGCGAGGACGGCTCCGCCCTCACCGAGGAACAGCGGACGGAGATCAGCGAACGGGTCGACACCGCGGCCGAGGTCTCCGGGGTCGAGGACGTCATCGACCCGTTCGCGACCGAGGAGGAGCGCGCCGAGCAGGCGGACCTGCTCGAGGAGGGGCGCGAGGAGAGCGAGGCCGGGCGCGTCGAACTCGAGGAGGGCCAGGAACAGCTCGACGAGGCCCGGGCCCAGGCGGAGGCCGCCGGGCCGCTCGACGAGCAGACCGAGGCCGCCTTCGACGCCCAGCAGGCCGAGCTCGACGCCGGAGTTGCGGAGCTGGAGGCCGGGGCCGAAGAGCTCGACCGGGGCGAGGCGATGATGGACATGGCCTCCGAGATCCGCACGGTCTCGGAGGACGGCAGTACGGCCCTGGTCAACGTGGCCTTCACGGAGAGCCAGGAGGAGGTCTCCCAGGAGACCAAGGACGCCGTGATCGAGGTGTTCGAGGACGACCCGGTGGCCGGGGCGACCGTCGACTTCGGTGACGACATCGCGATGGAGCTTCCCAGCCTCGTCAGCCCGGCCGAGGCCGTCGGCGTCGTTGTGGCGGGCGTGGTCCTGGTGATCATGCTCGGCACCCTGATCGGAGCCGGACTCCCGCTCGTGACCGCCCTCGTCGGTGTCGCCGTCGCCACACTGGCCGCGATGTCGCTGTCCAGCGTGATCGAGATCGCCAACGTGACGCCGATCCTGGGCCTGATGCTCGGCCTGGCGGTCGGGATCGACTACGCGCTGTTCATCGTCAACCGGCACCGCCGCCAGCTCAAGCAGGGGCTCGGGGTGCACGAGTCCATCGGGCTGGCCAACGGCACGGCGGGCAACGCCGTGGTCTTCGCCGGTACGACCGTCCTCGTCGCCCTGCTCGGCCTGAACCTGACCGGCATCGGCTTCCTCGGGCTCATGGGCACCGTGGGAGCGATCGCCATCACCGTGGCGGTGTCGGTCGCGGTGACTCTGGTCCCGGCGCTCCTGTCGCTGGTGGACGGGCGCATCCTCTCGTCCCGCGAACGCATCGCCCGTCTCGCCGCCGGAACGGAGCGATCCGAGAGCGGCCGGTCCGAGAGCGGCCGGTCCGAGAACGGGCAGGCCGACGCCGGTGACCGGCCGATGTCGAACGCCGGGGCCCTCGGCCGTGCCGCGCTGGCCGTGGTGGCGCTCGGCGTCATCGCCGTGCCCGCCCTGGACCTGCGGGTGGGCATGCCCGACGGCTCCTCCCAGCCCGCCGAGTCCACTCAATACCAGGCCTACACCGCCATCGCGGAGAAGTTCGGAGACGGCCAGAACGGCCCGCTCCTGGTCGCCGCCACCCTGCCCGGAGGTCCCAGCGACGAGGCGGCCGAGGCCAACGCGGAGCAGTACCGGTACGAGATCGCCGAAGCGATCTACGCCGAGGACGACGTCGCCGCGGTGGCTCCGATCGGGGTCTCCGACGACCACACCCTGGCCGTCTTCCAGGTCGTGCCGGTGGACGGGCCGGCCAGCGAGTCCACCGAGGCACTGGTGCACACCCTGCGTGAGATGGAGCCCATCCACGGAACCGGCACGCTCGGTGTGGCGGGCATGACCAGCGCCAACATCGACATCTCCGAGACGCTCAGCGAGGCCCTGCCGACCTACCTCGCGGTGGTCGTGGGGATGTCGCTGGTCATCCTGCTGCTGGTGTTCCGGTCGGTGTTCGTACCGGTCGTGGCCACACTCGGGTTCATCCTGTCCTACTTCGCCGCGCTCGGCGGAGTGGTCGCCGTCTACCAGTGGGGCTGGCTGGGCGGGCTCATCGGCCTGCAGAACCCCGGGCCGATCCTGAACTTCCTGCCCACGCTGCTCGTGGGCATCCTGTTCGGCCTGGCGATGGACTACATGCTGTTCATCGGCACGGGGATGCGCGAGGCCTACACGCACGGCAGCCCGTCCAGGCTCGCGGTCGTGCAGGGCTTCAGGGCCGGCCGTGCGGTCGTCACGGCCGCGGCGATCATCATGATCTCCGTGTTCGGCGGATTCATCTTCTCCGAGACGATGATGATCAGCTCGATGGGCTTCGCGCTCGCCTTCGGTGTCCTCATCGACGCGTTCGTGGTCCGCATGCTGCTCATCCCCGCGGTGATGCACCTGGCGGGGGACGCGGCCTGGTGGCTGCCCCGGTGGCTGGACCGGATCATGCCCGACATCGACGTCGAGGGGGCATCGCTGGAGCGCAGCCACGCGGCGCAGCCGACCGGAGACGGCGAGGGCGCCGGCGCCGGCGACACGGCAGCCTCGGGTGAGGCGGACGCCGGACCGGCGGGCGCCGACCAGCCGGAGGTCGGTTCCGGGCGGCGCTGA
- a CDS encoding TetR/AcrR family transcriptional regulator — MADHQRPPAPDRREALKAKHRRAIVAAAAELMTEIGGTDFTVDQLAVRADVSRRTVFNHFTTVDDITVEVFHEMLGAVLDNVDANFAASAAEHPDDTSMFDQLAGALRATDLVTTITELTRIFGPDDGRRSARQAVLFERAVSDLGIRIAAITLRHHPEADPLEVDLMCGALVGGALVVVRHWEQNTGGVDSAESRRVWDELLERMISVNRAGFGALTPRTGAS; from the coding sequence ATGGCAGACCACCAGCGCCCGCCCGCCCCAGACCGTCGGGAAGCCCTCAAGGCGAAGCACCGACGGGCCATCGTCGCCGCGGCGGCGGAGCTGATGACCGAGATCGGCGGCACGGACTTCACCGTCGACCAGCTCGCGGTGCGGGCCGACGTCTCACGTCGGACGGTGTTCAACCACTTCACGACGGTGGACGACATCACCGTCGAGGTCTTCCACGAGATGCTCGGCGCGGTCCTCGACAACGTCGACGCCAACTTCGCGGCGTCCGCGGCCGAGCACCCCGACGACACCTCGATGTTCGACCAGCTGGCCGGCGCTCTGCGGGCCACCGACCTGGTCACCACCATCACCGAGCTCACGCGGATCTTCGGGCCGGACGACGGGCGGCGCAGCGCCCGCCAGGCGGTGCTCTTCGAGCGCGCGGTCAGCGACCTCGGCATCCGGATCGCCGCCATCACCCTGCGCCACCATCCGGAGGCCGACCCGCTGGAGGTCGACCTGATGTGCGGCGCGCTGGTGGGGGGAGCCCTCGTGGTGGTCCGCCACTGGGAGCAGAACACCGGAGGAGTCGACTCCGCCGAGTCCCGCCGTGTCTGGGACGAGCTCCTGGAACGCATGATCTCCGTCAACCGCGCCGGGTTCGGGGCCCTGACCCCCCGCACCGGCGCCTCCTGA
- a CDS encoding YkvA family protein, with amino-acid sequence MRKENRSAAGAAAWQVIRNTDGHISVWQRAGAVPRMLGARLRGRYQQLSGGKLLGMLALAVYIVSPIDFVPELFVPLLGLADDVGVAVWLTTMVLGESERFLRWERDVQAQQAFQRANPSESGRGDGAAPRADRPGAADARAEHTDAEHLRH; translated from the coding sequence ATGCGCAAGGAAAACCGTTCCGCGGCGGGTGCGGCCGCCTGGCAGGTCATCCGGAACACCGACGGCCACATCTCGGTGTGGCAGCGGGCGGGCGCCGTCCCGCGCATGCTCGGCGCCCGGCTGCGCGGGCGCTACCAGCAGCTCAGCGGGGGCAAGCTGCTGGGGATGCTCGCTCTGGCGGTCTACATCGTCTCGCCGATCGACTTCGTTCCCGAGCTGTTCGTACCGCTCCTGGGACTGGCCGACGACGTCGGCGTCGCGGTGTGGCTGACCACGATGGTGCTCGGGGAGAGCGAGCGCTTCCTGCGCTGGGAGCGCGACGTCCAGGCCCAGCAGGCCTTCCAGCGGGCCAACCCGTCCGAGTCCGGTCGGGGCGACGGTGCCGCTCCGCGGGCCGACCGGCCCGGAGCCGCCGACGCCCGCGCCGAGCACACGGACGCCGAGCACCTGCGGCACTGA
- a CDS encoding acyltransferase family protein — translation MFAAPARTERRFRPEVQGLRAVAVLIVLVYHLNPSLLPGGYVGVDVFFVISGFLITSLLHREVTAHGRVSISGFYVRRVRRLLPASTVVLVVTGAVAFAVLPGSRLTDTAWQLVSSAVYVENLYLARQAVDYLAAEVPPSPVQHFWSLSVEEQFYLVWPLLFVVWALTWRWRRSTGALTAILGTVFAASLVCSVLLTGGGDAGAYFLPTTRAWELAAGGLLAVAMADRELPELLRRPLGYAGPVAILAAAVLYDDGTAFPGWAALLPVLGAVAVIAAGRVPASAPLRSAPARWVGDVSYSLYLWHWPVIILLLAVTGQEQLSAVGIVAAAAASLLLAWATKVWVEDPVRDRRLVPNVRHAAVVVAASVLAASAVGGASLLRVEREATVAFDPAVHTGPAALDLASAPAPAALYPPPVTAEDDIPVLYDDDCHASHDDSDPSDPCVYGPEDAEQTVALLGDSHSAQWFPALARLADERGWRVAVFTKSSCAFTDTLIRRPDGGAYTECRQWNRGVVDELGALRPDLVVTSSSVMNGPVESVSAEEDGQVIADGMSTLWADVLEVSDHLVAVRDTPRTRTDVTECLEVHGDDPSACELPEDEAFTRDDPQEQAAADTGDGVTLVDLSDRFCVDGTCPAAIGNVVVYRDSHHITSTYVEMLTDDLTEQVDAALA, via the coding sequence ATGTTTGCCGCCCCAGCCAGGACCGAACGCCGCTTCCGTCCCGAGGTCCAGGGACTGCGCGCCGTCGCCGTCCTGATCGTGCTCGTCTACCACCTGAATCCGTCCCTGCTCCCGGGCGGCTACGTCGGGGTCGACGTGTTCTTCGTGATCTCCGGCTTCCTCATCACGTCGCTGCTCCACCGCGAGGTCACCGCGCACGGACGGGTCTCGATCAGCGGCTTCTACGTGCGCCGGGTCCGACGCCTGCTGCCCGCCTCCACCGTGGTGCTGGTGGTCACCGGCGCGGTGGCGTTCGCGGTGCTGCCCGGGTCCCGGCTGACCGACACCGCCTGGCAGCTGGTGTCCTCGGCCGTCTACGTCGAGAACCTGTACCTGGCGCGGCAGGCGGTGGACTACCTGGCCGCGGAGGTGCCGCCCAGCCCGGTGCAGCACTTCTGGTCGCTGTCGGTCGAGGAGCAGTTCTACCTGGTGTGGCCGCTCCTGTTCGTCGTGTGGGCCCTCACGTGGCGGTGGCGGCGGAGCACCGGAGCGCTGACGGCGATCCTGGGGACGGTGTTCGCGGCGTCGCTGGTCTGCTCGGTCCTGCTGACCGGCGGCGGTGACGCCGGCGCCTACTTCCTGCCGACCACGCGGGCCTGGGAGCTGGCGGCCGGCGGCCTGCTCGCGGTCGCCATGGCCGATCGCGAGCTGCCCGAGCTGCTCCGTCGGCCGCTGGGTTACGCGGGTCCGGTCGCGATCCTGGCCGCAGCGGTGCTCTACGACGACGGCACGGCCTTCCCCGGGTGGGCGGCCCTGCTGCCGGTGCTGGGCGCCGTCGCCGTGATCGCCGCCGGCCGCGTTCCCGCCTCGGCGCCGCTGCGCTCGGCCCCGGCCCGCTGGGTCGGTGACGTCTCCTACTCGCTGTACCTGTGGCACTGGCCGGTCATCATCCTGCTGTTGGCCGTGACCGGCCAGGAGCAGTTGAGCGCCGTGGGGATCGTGGCGGCGGCCGCGGCGTCCCTGCTGCTCGCGTGGGCGACGAAGGTCTGGGTGGAGGATCCGGTCCGCGACCGCAGGCTGGTGCCGAACGTGCGCCACGCGGCCGTCGTGGTCGCGGCGAGCGTGCTGGCCGCCTCCGCGGTGGGCGGGGCCTCGCTGCTGCGCGTGGAGCGGGAGGCGACGGTCGCCTTCGACCCGGCCGTGCACACGGGGCCCGCGGCCCTGGACCTCGCGTCGGCCCCCGCCCCCGCCGCCCTGTACCCGCCGCCGGTCACGGCGGAGGACGACATCCCCGTCCTGTACGACGACGACTGCCACGCCTCCCACGACGACAGCGACCCCTCCGACCCCTGCGTGTACGGCCCCGAGGACGCCGAACAGACCGTCGCCCTGCTGGGCGACTCGCACAGCGCCCAGTGGTTCCCGGCGCTCGCACGGCTGGCGGACGAACGCGGCTGGCGCGTGGCGGTGTTCACGAAGTCCTCGTGCGCGTTCACGGACACCCTGATCCGGCGGCCCGACGGCGGCGCGTACACGGAGTGCCGGCAGTGGAACCGCGGGGTCGTGGACGAACTCGGCGCACTGCGGCCGGACCTGGTCGTGACCAGCTCGTCGGTGATGAACGGCCCGGTGGAGAGCGTGTCCGCGGAGGAGGACGGCCAGGTGATCGCCGACGGAATGAGCACGCTGTGGGCCGATGTGCTGGAGGTGAGCGACCACCTGGTGGCGGTGCGCGACACCCCGCGCACGCGTACCGACGTGACGGAGTGCCTGGAGGTGCACGGCGACGACCCATCCGCGTGCGAACTGCCCGAGGACGAGGCGTTCACCCGCGACGACCCCCAGGAGCAGGCGGCGGCGGACACCGGGGACGGGGTGACGCTGGTGGACCTGAGCGACCGGTTCTGCGTCGACGGCACCTGCCCCGCGGCGATCGGGAACGTGGTCGTCTACCGCGACTCCCACCACATCACCAGCACCTACGTGGAGATGCTCACCGACGACCTCACCGAGCAGGTGGACGCCGCACTGGCCTAG
- a CDS encoding NB-ARC domain-containing protein has translation MNRLPLTRAEAEPPASRPLRPSRIGLAVGLLVLGAGTALQGIPDLLPDNSGFLVLGLSALGAGMVAVAGWLLENPSEGARAPEEEPALRRRLPPPSDYFTGHADLMAELLRAFDRFPRRGPRRLVSRPAWAARLRRSRGPLAIAVTGEGGTGKSQLVAQLVHHVADRFPDGKLEFQLYGDPVHDGTGGGRARGSVRGSARDTGRRLLRAWLTGGGADRRDDAEGPDAIGPVRREPRRPEDVLVQMLAEIGATPPEDTSLDELSVLWRTATEHRRLLLVLDNAEDFAQVEPLLPYGDRCAVLITSRDDFRDASPHVVRRHLDPLSAETGLRLLERFVDEAPHPLTPDERAVLPDIVAACHGFPLAICLMGRRISMGRGPGPTDLLRHMHDPILRWTVPGLQAIAQSFAFGLGQCEPRERLLLHRLAGAGLTTFTAWSAAALLGVTEDEAKPLLVRMSHRYLVTFLYEAGGFDRYQLHDHVRDTLLSVGPHLLGVPEAERPDWSQEALVPAVDRLLKAFVEIAEAAARRAAPHEWSFGASLPAHPGSAGRKGRGGRGGGGGGGAAPAPSVSALGPDTSAPAAPGPNTHGPNTPDTPDGPGVAGGRTAPADPAAWLETERQGFEICFQWTDLGDRAEDGWRLRRAFSVLCRAARTHWGAMREATQRATALALELGDPFAYGVSLLDRAEVASGHGDHDTGYERALTALYVLDQLPSVDPRWRARAHKVIGVNLYRRGDLDDGRAEIEAAVRIFSDHGDRWWQVRSLCNLAEVDRFQGHQDRAYTLIRRAEELLVGSQDGVELWARVQLQKGEVLRLLGYALHAWFVLDDERDRLTGDARGTWLHARYLRSLGQLPTNQLNQEARDCELLYSPAHERERRRLTARNPRWPEEQSARVAGLFADGGREYAARFADVAPARGLLRRRARLRDTWQVSDQIARLRRAEDDFTDIGDDWGRWRTCLVLGQVRMAQDRTRGKEDMLRAAEGFRALGDKWWHARALRMAAESLHQADRLAEAEELAGTAVEGYRGLRHRSGQLRAMKVLAGVLTHRDLLRAWRTLTEAVRLAEEGVRLGAVPPSLLQEIRDMLRTVTAHGSDASLSADRGHLPPEPRGGRRAEHP, from the coding sequence GTGAACAGGCTCCCCCTCACCCGGGCCGAAGCCGAGCCCCCTGCCTCCCGCCCGCTGCGCCCGAGCCGGATCGGGCTCGCCGTCGGACTCCTGGTCCTCGGCGCGGGTACGGCCCTGCAGGGGATACCCGACCTCCTGCCCGACAACAGCGGTTTCCTGGTCCTGGGTCTGAGCGCCCTCGGCGCCGGGATGGTCGCCGTCGCCGGATGGCTCCTGGAGAACCCCTCCGAGGGCGCCCGCGCGCCCGAGGAGGAGCCCGCTCTGCGCAGGCGGCTGCCCCCGCCCAGTGACTACTTCACCGGCCACGCCGACCTCATGGCGGAGCTGTTGCGCGCGTTCGACCGCTTCCCGCGCCGCGGACCCCGCCGCCTGGTCAGCAGGCCGGCGTGGGCGGCCCGGCTGCGGCGCTCGCGGGGTCCGCTGGCCATCGCTGTCACCGGAGAGGGCGGTACCGGCAAGAGCCAGCTGGTCGCACAGCTCGTGCACCACGTGGCGGACCGCTTCCCCGACGGCAAGCTGGAGTTCCAGCTCTACGGCGACCCGGTGCACGACGGCACCGGCGGCGGGCGTGCGCGGGGCTCCGTCCGCGGATCCGCCCGCGACACGGGCCGACGGCTCCTGCGCGCGTGGCTGACCGGCGGCGGAGCCGACCGCCGCGACGACGCCGAGGGACCCGACGCGATCGGCCCGGTGCGCCGCGAGCCCCGGCGGCCCGAGGACGTCCTCGTGCAGATGCTCGCCGAGATCGGCGCCACGCCCCCGGAGGACACCTCCCTCGACGAGCTGAGCGTGCTCTGGCGGACCGCGACCGAACACCGCCGACTGCTCCTGGTCCTGGACAACGCCGAGGACTTCGCCCAGGTGGAACCGCTCCTGCCCTACGGTGACCGGTGCGCGGTCCTGATCACCAGCCGCGACGACTTCCGCGACGCCTCCCCGCACGTGGTGCGCCGCCACCTGGACCCGCTGTCGGCCGAGACGGGCCTGCGGCTGCTGGAGCGGTTCGTGGACGAGGCCCCGCACCCGCTCACCCCGGACGAGCGGGCCGTCCTCCCCGACATCGTCGCCGCCTGCCACGGGTTCCCCCTGGCGATCTGCCTCATGGGCCGACGGATCTCGATGGGGCGCGGGCCCGGCCCCACCGACCTCCTCCGCCACATGCACGACCCCATCCTCCGCTGGACGGTGCCGGGTCTCCAGGCCATCGCCCAGTCGTTCGCGTTCGGGCTGGGGCAGTGCGAGCCCAGGGAGCGGCTGCTCCTGCACCGACTGGCCGGTGCCGGGCTGACGACCTTCACCGCCTGGTCCGCGGCCGCCCTGTTGGGCGTGACCGAGGACGAGGCCAAGCCGCTGCTGGTCCGGATGAGCCACCGCTACCTGGTGACCTTCCTCTACGAGGCGGGCGGCTTCGACCGCTACCAGCTGCACGACCACGTGCGCGACACCCTGCTGTCGGTGGGGCCGCACCTGCTCGGGGTCCCGGAGGCGGAACGGCCGGACTGGTCCCAGGAGGCGCTGGTACCCGCGGTGGACCGCCTGTTGAAGGCGTTCGTCGAGATCGCGGAGGCGGCGGCGCGCCGGGCCGCGCCCCACGAGTGGAGCTTCGGTGCCTCCCTCCCCGCCCATCCGGGGTCCGCCGGGCGCAAGGGACGCGGTGGGCGCGGCGGAGGCGGCGGAGGCGGCGCGGCTCCGGCCCCCTCCGTCTCCGCGCTCGGACCGGACACCTCCGCCCCGGCCGCCCCCGGACCGAACACTCACGGGCCGAACACCCCCGACACCCCCGACGGCCCCGGCGTGGCCGGCGGGCGGACCGCGCCCGCCGATCCCGCCGCCTGGCTGGAGACCGAGCGCCAGGGGTTCGAGATCTGCTTCCAGTGGACCGACCTGGGCGACCGCGCCGAGGACGGGTGGCGGCTGCGGCGGGCCTTCTCCGTCCTGTGCCGGGCGGCGCGCACCCACTGGGGCGCGATGCGCGAGGCCACCCAGCGGGCCACCGCGCTCGCCCTGGAGCTGGGCGACCCGTTCGCCTACGGCGTCTCGCTCCTGGACCGGGCGGAGGTCGCCAGCGGCCACGGCGACCACGACACCGGCTACGAGCGCGCCCTGACCGCCCTGTACGTCCTGGACCAGCTGCCGTCGGTGGATCCGCGCTGGCGGGCCAGGGCGCACAAGGTCATCGGGGTGAACCTGTACCGCCGCGGCGACCTGGACGACGGCCGGGCCGAGATCGAGGCCGCCGTGCGGATCTTCTCCGACCACGGCGACCGCTGGTGGCAGGTGCGCTCGCTGTGCAACCTGGCCGAGGTCGACCGCTTCCAGGGGCACCAGGACCGGGCCTACACACTGATCCGCCGCGCCGAGGAACTGCTCGTCGGCTCCCAGGACGGGGTGGAGCTCTGGGCGCGGGTCCAGCTCCAGAAGGGCGAGGTACTGCGGCTGCTCGGGTACGCGCTGCACGCCTGGTTCGTGCTGGACGACGAGCGCGACCGACTCACCGGCGACGCGCGCGGCACCTGGCTGCACGCCCGCTACCTGCGCAGTCTGGGGCAGCTGCCGACCAACCAGCTCAACCAGGAGGCCCGTGACTGCGAGCTGCTGTACTCCCCCGCCCACGAGCGCGAGCGGCGCCGCCTGACGGCGCGGAACCCGCGGTGGCCCGAGGAGCAGTCGGCCAGGGTGGCCGGGCTCTTCGCCGACGGCGGCCGGGAGTACGCCGCGCGCTTCGCCGACGTGGCTCCCGCACGCGGTCTCCTGCGCCGCCGCGCGCGGCTGCGCGACACGTGGCAGGTCTCGGACCAGATCGCCCGTCTGCGGCGGGCCGAGGACGACTTCACCGACATCGGCGACGACTGGGGCCGCTGGCGCACGTGCCTGGTGCTCGGCCAGGTACGGATGGCCCAGGACCGGACGCGCGGCAAGGAGGACATGCTCCGGGCCGCCGAGGGCTTTCGGGCCCTGGGCGACAAGTGGTGGCACGCCCGCGCCCTGCGGATGGCGGCGGAGTCCCTGCACCAGGCCGACCGCCTGGCCGAGGCCGAGGAGCTGGCCGGGACCGCGGTGGAGGGCTACCGGGGCCTGCGCCACCGGTCTGGTCAGCTGCGGGCGATGAAGGTGCTGGCGGGCGTCCTGACCCACCGCGACCTGCTGCGGGCGTGGCGCACGCTCACCGAGGCCGTCCGGCTCGCGGAGGAGGGTGTGCGGCTCGGTGCGGTGCCGCCGTCCCTGCTCCAGGAGATCCGGGACATGCTCCGCACGGTCACGGCGCACGGATCGGACGCCTCCCTGAGCGCGGACCGGGGGCATCTGCCGCCCGAACCCCGTGGCGGACGACGAGCGGAACACCCGTAG
- a CDS encoding tetratricopeptide repeat protein: MTEAHEGTADPRLEAEGELSMARLALDGGDLRHAADHVATAITFAPALPEIHELLAHLARHPQGGADLFPMDERVYLGTVVCRGHVLASLGDRAEAVRLLVSAQCHSPGHAWADVPWMYDPGLGAALPPEAVCDAIGRLLGVAGDPVPEAERAAFAPFLSLVRSAIAAHPGHAMLLWSASILVRRLGDTDAAVELALRSARIEPSAFAAVALGTAYRAQGRWAQAEQAWRQALDLEPDNLAVHTDMAEMLAEAGRPEDGLAWVEAALRKEPDHPSAFPTACVLRFGRDGDLAHLVALADHLRARPDNAHAAGALARAAHGIPWVGRYVGPTEAVVNMLHQSLESVDGTGTPELTVALYAPEPPSALLAFVRALPGSDITVGDIQPPDPRYTVPEVFGGDRLEPVRRRLWDFDGTAPRPNVAPPSASAAETMRDLALRTWQHPVHAYDEGVRLAGLGLTDLLGVLVHPPEPPMDEPGVWPDWIRLVQIWACLGLTHYEADRPWHGSVRRRALVDLAFGPEDWVTEAALFALVALAWTHPDDRADIAGLVTDRFHAAVEAAGSRPVTILDSIAHLVLATPEVEERVRAFAREVLAEE, encoded by the coding sequence ATGACCGAGGCACACGAGGGCACCGCCGATCCGCGGTTGGAGGCCGAGGGCGAGCTGAGCATGGCCCGGCTCGCGCTGGACGGCGGCGACCTGCGCCACGCCGCCGACCACGTGGCCACGGCCATCACCTTCGCCCCCGCCCTGCCCGAGATCCACGAGCTGTTGGCGCACCTGGCGCGGCACCCCCAGGGCGGCGCCGACCTGTTCCCCATGGACGAACGGGTGTACCTGGGCACCGTCGTCTGCCGCGGACACGTGCTGGCCTCGCTCGGCGACCGTGCCGAGGCGGTCCGGCTCCTGGTCTCGGCGCAGTGCCACAGTCCCGGGCACGCCTGGGCCGACGTGCCCTGGATGTACGACCCCGGCCTGGGCGCGGCGCTTCCCCCGGAGGCGGTGTGCGACGCGATCGGCCGACTCCTCGGCGTCGCGGGCGATCCCGTCCCGGAGGCGGAGCGCGCGGCGTTCGCGCCGTTCCTCTCGCTGGTGCGCTCGGCCATCGCCGCGCACCCCGGCCACGCCATGCTGCTGTGGAGCGCGTCGATCCTGGTGCGCCGCCTCGGCGACACGGACGCCGCGGTGGAACTGGCGCTGCGGTCGGCACGGATCGAGCCGTCCGCGTTCGCCGCCGTCGCGCTGGGCACCGCCTACCGCGCCCAGGGCCGCTGGGCGCAGGCCGAGCAGGCGTGGCGCCAGGCGTTGGACCTCGAACCCGACAACCTCGCCGTCCACACCGACATGGCCGAGATGCTGGCCGAGGCCGGGCGTCCGGAGGACGGGCTCGCCTGGGTCGAGGCCGCCCTGCGCAAGGAGCCGGACCACCCCAGCGCCTTCCCCACCGCGTGCGTGCTGCGGTTCGGGCGGGACGGCGACCTCGCCCACCTCGTCGCGCTCGCCGACCACCTGCGCGCCCGCCCGGACAACGCGCACGCCGCCGGCGCCCTGGCACGTGCGGCCCACGGCATCCCGTGGGTCGGCAGATACGTGGGACCGACCGAGGCCGTCGTCAACATGCTCCACCAGAGCCTGGAGTCCGTCGACGGCACCGGCACGCCCGAGCTCACCGTGGCCCTGTACGCCCCCGAGCCCCCCAGTGCCCTCCTGGCGTTCGTCCGTGCCCTGCCCGGATCCGATATCACCGTCGGGGACATCCAGCCGCCCGACCCGCGCTACACCGTCCCCGAGGTCTTCGGCGGCGATCGGCTGGAGCCGGTCCGCCGCCGCCTCTGGGACTTCGACGGGACCGCTCCCCGACCCAACGTCGCCCCGCCGTCCGCGTCGGCCGCCGAGACCATGCGCGACCTGGCCCTGCGCACGTGGCAGCACCCCGTGCACGCCTACGACGAGGGCGTCCGGCTGGCGGGCCTGGGCCTGACCGATCTCCTGGGGGTGCTCGTCCACCCGCCCGAGCCGCCGATGGACGAGCCCGGGGTCTGGCCGGACTGGATCCGCCTGGTACAGATCTGGGCGTGTCTGGGACTGACGCACTACGAGGCGGACCGGCCGTGGCACGGTTCGGTCCGGCGCCGGGCGCTGGTCGACCTGGCCTTCGGTCCGGAGGACTGGGTGACCGAGGCGGCCCTGTTCGCGCTGGTCGCGCTGGCGTGGACGCACCCCGACGACCGCGCGGACATCGCCGGCCTGGTCACCGACCGCTTCCACGCAGCGGTGGAGGCGGCCGGGTCCCGCCCGGTCACGATCCTCGACTCGATCGCCCACCTGGTCCTGGCCACCCCCGAGGTGGAGGAGAGGGTGCGCGCCTTCGCGCGCGAGGTCCTCGCCGAGGAGTGA